The genomic segment CCTTTGAGATGTTCTTTGTGTGCTGGACAGGGTTCAGTGGTTCCAAAATGGGTTGTTTAGTATGATCCTGATGAGGTCCAGAGCTGGTTTCAGGATTTTGGATTAGGTTTTTTGGGAAGATTCTTACAGAGATGAATGAAGATTTAGTTCTCACGAGTTCTAGAAAATGGGTTCAGTCAGTCTTTAAACGATGATGGCTTTGAGTGTGAGGTGTTTGGCAGGTATAAATGTTCTTAAGGAGCCTGCAGGGTACAAAAGGAGATCTCTGTGGAGTCCAGGCGTTCTGAAGGAGGTTCTATGCTGTTCTGATgagcatcctcctcctctgaggaggaggaggaggaggaggaggaagctgtcgtgttgttttgtctggatcACAGGAAGTGGGTGGAGCAAAGTGAAACCAGAcggactgtgtgtttgtgtgtgaacatgtgtCTCTGTGAGGACTCCTGAGGGTTCCTCAGACTCTGGTTCTCTGTTTGAGGCTCCACATGTGGTTCAAAGTTCTAGTTAGAACCAGGttcacagagacagaaggagacaAACATGTGAGTCAGTTCAGAACTGCTGTAATCCAGTTTAAAGGCTCTAATTTAGAGATTTAGTCTCATTTCTGTCAACATTAAACAGTTTAACGTGTGAACAGTGAAGCATGAAGCACAGAAAAGTTAGTTATGATGACATTTCATgttcttttatctttttgtttcagttttatgATTGGTTGTGATTTCACCTTAACAAATcacatattttactttttgtcattttactctTCTCTCATAATTATGGTTCAGTCAGACAAAGTTTGGATTTTAGATCTCTACTTTTAGTTGATAAATCAGAGATTTAACCTGAATATTTTTGCTTCAGTTGTGACTGACTGCTGTTTAATTGCACAAATGAGCTCAGtatctttttaaattttccaTCTCAATGCCTTTAATGTTGATAAATTGCTCGTCTTTCTGTCTGCTGGTTGCTGTGTTTCCAGCTCTTTAACAGATAAAGAGATAAGcccttctttattttctgtccgTCTGGATTCAAACCACGAAAGTTGTTCCTGAATGTGTCATCAGGTGGAAATATTCCAcgttttgtgcatcatttggCAGAAATGTCTGTCGTCTGACGTGTATTTGGAAACTTTGCAGTCAAACTGAAATACTTgattcattgtgttttgttctgaGGTTTGGATACAGTTtgtgagagaaaacaacaacttcAGGCAACAGAAACAGGTTTTCTAAAACTCTTACTGAGAGCAGAGAGTTTTTGAGGATGAATAGATAAACATTATAATGAGGAAGATTGTAAATGATGGTTCCAGTAAGAGGCCAGTTTCAGATCAGTAGTAGAGAGAAACTGCAGAGTTAAACTGCAGACTGATTCAGTGTGTGTCCATGTTGTGTCTGCAGTGTGTTATCCTGCCCTTCAcctgtgaacacacacaacacatcacagccaacacacaaaacacagtttgtCTTTGTGCTTCCATATTACAGACACACTGTGTCATCAAAGGcctttttaactttaatttcatATTTCTGACCTCATTGTTTTCAGCAGTTCAGAGCTGAGTGTCGGACAAAACATAAAGAGTAAATATCATTTAGTAAAcctgttttcactttaaaagaTACAACAACAGTAATAACGGTTAATGACAGACACATTAAACATGTTACACACAACATGGATCGATCATCTGCTCCTTGTTCTGTGTAACACGTTTAATGTGCAGCAGACAGAGCGGGACTTTGTGCAGCTGAGGTCAGACATGATGTCATCATGGTGGTTTGTCCTCATGATGTaattctgacacacacacacacacacacacacacacacacacacacacacacacacacacacacacacacacacacacacacacacacacacacacacacacacacacacacagtgtttccatggtaaccTCTGCTCTCCATGACTCAGTTTGTTCTCACACAGTTTATTTAAATTTCCAAAATAAtgcttctgtttgtctgtctgtctgtctgtctgtctgtctgtctgtctgtctgtctgtctgtctgtctgtctgtctgtctgtctgtctgtctgtctcacctctGCAGGTAGCGGGCAGGAAGGGTTTCCCTCATGTGATCTACGCCCGTCTGTGGCGTTGGCCCGACCTCCATAAGAATGAACTCAAACATGTCAAGTTCTGTCAGTTCGCCTTTGACCTCAAGTACGACAGCGTCTGTGTCAACCCCTACCACTACGAAAGAGTGGCGTCGCCCGCCGCCACAGGTAACATCTGATGTTCACCTGCCTCAGTCACATCAGTGCTCATGTCTGATAGGTCCACAGTAAAGATGGAGACTTTCTTTCTACTGTCATGGTGCCTCCGGAGGCAGAACCTGGAACTGCAGAACCTACAGCTGCATATTTCCCTGAGTTTCAGTTTGAAGCTGACGTTCTACTGAAGGTTGGATGTCTGTTGTGgttcctgcagctctgatggaaccacagcagcagctcagaacactgtttgtgtttcagtctgtCCTCTCAAACAGAAACAGTCGCTGTGTTTAGTCTGAGTGTTATTTCTGTCGCAGCACTCTGAGAACGCATCAGGAACACCGACAGAACATCTAAAGGCAGGCTGTAGATCCTGGATTTAAATGGTTCTGTGGCGCTCAGTAAAAGTCTAACAGAATATCGCTGCTCAAAGTGAAGCTTAGTGTTGCTGCTGTCAGATGTCATTGATCCTCCTTAAAGTATTCATCACATCATTGGACCAGACTGAGGCTGGAATTCATCCCAGATACTCCAAAAAACGACCAGTAGAAGGCCTCAGCTGCTTCTGATGGTTtactggtttttttttttagagttaaTCAGATATTGctaataattaatattaatctTGATCCTAAACATGGCAATATCAGTTTCACTTATTTCCTTTGACTTTTTATCACAGATTATTGAaaataattgtaatttttttcctcaaaaattCCACTTCTTGATTTTCTGACCTTTATAGTTAgaattgttatttatttttaatatctaaaactttttcatgttctgatttttttcataCTTTTTACTTGAATCCTTtatattttgacagttttctctGGCAAGGTGAGAGCCGAGCTTCAGGTATGTTTTCAGTGCTGTCTGTTTGTCAGATAAGCTCACCTGGTTTCAGGTAAATGTGACATCAGAGCTCATGtcaatgtgttcaaaataatgTCTGGCCtcttgagctgctgctgtaactgatggagactagtgaggcgtttagggaacatctggaaactgcAGGTTCTATAGACGActtgcagtgtttactaacaCAAGGAATGCGGGCGCAGATCCGGTGCAGGAAGTGAGAAGTTCATCCGCGTGTTTCATATATACAACAATGGCACAGCCGAAAGTTATTGTTAAGAAATCGTACCTTGACGAGCTGTCACCTGCCAATCGTACCTGTTACTTAAGCAAGTTGACACTTAGTACAGGTACGCAACTACCGGACCCGTATTCATTGCCGCAACAAGAGTGGTTACAGGATATGAGGCAATGGCCTCATATTCAGTGGCCGGAcatctatttatatttaatcaacTTGCCAAGCGTTTACACGAAAGAGAATTTAAAGACATAGAAATCCCTTGATGCTGTTTAAACTTAAATGCTATTACAGAACTGGCAAAATCCTTGGTGTGAGTGTACAAATTACCTGTCAATTTTGTTCTTAGCTTTGGTGCTGTTGGCACTTTCACGCCTGTGAGGAAATACCGAAGACACGAAATCAGGACTCTCTGAATCGTCAGATGCACGACCTGTTAAAATTGTCACAACTGCCTTCgattttgttgaaatggatGAGCCCCTCCAGGTACTGAATAAAACCTTAAATGAGGGTTGTCTTTACTTCGATTCTGACAgccgacagcacaacaagaaggcaGATTTAGTGTAATATGTGTATATAACAACACCTAGTCGAGCTTGCAATATCCCGAGTTGGCCAGCTAAACAAGCTTTGTTTGGCACCGGGTCTGCACGTGCAGCTGCCTAATTAAGTATGCATACGTCATGTGAAATCCATCTATGGACAAGCAGGTTGAGTTGAACTGATGTTTTGAGTTACTCTCCTGTCTTCCTTCAGGTCCTCAGTCCCTGATCAAGGAAGAGTTCATGCAGGACTGTCTGCAGATCGACTTGCCCCCCCACGCAGACCCCTACAGCCAGCCCCATGCCGGCAGCATGTATCCCAGCAtgcctctctctcctccaggtCAGTGTGGGGGTGTCGGCCTCTCAGAGTGGTGATTTCAGGTGTTTAGGTGTGTTAATGCTGCTGTGTCTCTGCAGGTAGTGGCTCCATCACACCTGCCGGGGGGGTCGGTGGGGGAATGGGCGGGGCTCCTGAGGGCCCCGGGCTCCTGCAGATTGCCTCCCCTCACGACCACGGCAACCGGACTCCCCCACCTCACCTGACCACACCCCACCCGCCTCACTCTTCGGCCGCTGCCTCCCCCCACCAGCAGAGCCCCGAGTACAACTGCCCCCCCAAACCTGGTACTGCATGTTTACTACATCTGTACTACATCTGTACTGTATTGTACTACATCTGTACTGCATTGTACTGCATCTGTACTACATCTGTGCTAGCATTAGCAGCAGAAGTAGCTGTAGCAGTGATGTCAGTTGCTACTTACTAGCAGAATACTTACTAGCAGAAGTAGTGTCAGTGATTCAAGTAACGGTATTGCTGCTTGTATTAGTAGTGGTATTGACAGTAATATTTGTAGTATTGTCTAACAAATACCTGATGTGTGTCCTGTGTCTCTGCAGTCACCTGGTCAGGTAACAGCCACGCCCCCTACAGCCCTGGAGGACCCCAGCTGAGTGGGCGGAGCCATCAGCAGCAGGCACCAGTACATCATCAGCATCACCACGCCCCCAACACACACTTCTGTATGACACACATGATGAGTGACATCAGTGAAATAATACTGCAGTTTATGCCGTACTATGTGCTGTGTAGTACTGAGagtgtgttttcctgcagggTCGCAGCATCACAGCGCTGCTCCGTATCCTCAGCCAGTGTCCAACCATCCAGGTGACTCGCCTGCTCTCacctgtctctccccctctgtctctcctcacctgtcctcacctgtatGTCCTCGACCTCACAGCTTTGCGTCCGTCCTGCAGGTCCAGAGTTCTGGTGCTCCATCTCCTACTTTGAGTTGGACGTTCAAGTTGGTGAGATGTTCAAGGTCCAGTCCAGCTGTCCTCTGGTGACCGTGGACGGTTACGTGGATCCTTCAGGTGGTGATCGGTTCTGTTTAGGGCAACTGAGCAATGTACACCGAACCGCCGCCAGCCACCGTGCCAGGTGACTAGTCTAAACCAATCTGAACCAGTCTGACTCGTCTATACCAATCTGAACCAGTCTAAACCAATCTGAACCAGTCTGACTAGTTTGCTGTATCTCGGCTGGTACTACATCCAAACTGTTGGTGTCCTTTAGGCTCCACATCGGTCGTGGGGTGCAGCTGGAGTGTCGGGGGGAAGGTGACATCTGGATGCGTTGTCTTAGCGACCACTCGGTGTTTGTCCAGAGCTTCTACCTGGACCGGGAGGCGGGACGAGCGCCAGGTGATGGAGTTCATAAGATCTACCCCGGAGCTTACATCAAGGTGAGTTCATGAGAACGTGTTCAGTTTTTAGAACTGTGTCACTGAGACATTGAAGGAAACCTAAAACCAGACAGATTCTCTATAGAGTTCTGAACTGTATTCATCTCTGGGTTCTAATGGATTTCTGGAAGCTTAGTTGTGATGGACATCAGAGATAATAATGTCATGAAGAAGTGGATCAGAACATGCTTGTTTCATGTGACTGAGTTCAGATATGGCAGAGTTCTGGTTCTGAGAATCATCATGATGTTTGTTTCTAAAGGTTTTTGACCTGCGACAGTGCCACAGACAGATGCAGCAGCAGGCGGCAGCAGCTCAGGCAGCTGTAGAGACTCAGCCAGTTGTCGGTTCGATTCCTGGACAGAATGGCGTTGGAGGAATCTCACCTGCTGTCAGTAGGTATCACCTGACATCATAATACAGTGTATATGTGGAGAATCTGTCAGGAGGAAGAGCTCCGCCTGCTGGACAGGTGTTTGTACATATTACGTTTCTTCAAATAGAAAACGTTTCTGAAAACCAAAACCTTCTTccctctggttctggttcttcagGACTGAGTCTTCAGAGACCAACAGTGAAACATTCAGAGAGTTatttaggttgaactgcagggaGTGTTTCTACAGAGAGGCTGAGACGAAAATCAAAGCTacaggatcaataaaataaatgcagcatgactcagaaacagtgaacagaagaGCAAGTTGTGGATGATACATAaagcacggtgaaacatctttctacagctgatgagcagagaacagagaaaaagtctggagaggaaacatggagataatTTAACACCTACAGTATGAACATTAGTTTCAGAGTGTAACATCTGAGGAAACATGTTGGACATCTTGGTTCAgggtttttatgttttgttgaatgaataatcaaagaaatgtttatttttttctgattttcatcattttgagtcaaacatttctgagttctctccttTATGTTGTTCTGTTCCCATGGAGCTGCAGGATTTCAGATTGCAGAGAAATTgaaaccacagtgaagaaaagtgaggcagaagctgctgctggagttaATATGGTTAAACTTTCTCCAGAAGAACCATAAATAGTGTTTGAACTGAGCTGGACGTCTCGTATCCAGGAACAAATATTTCTATATTTCTTCACGCAGAAATACATAAATAGACGTAAATAACTGATTATTGATCAGTGAAACTCAACAGGATCTCTCGGTCTAATGTTTGAATGTAAACAAGGCAGAGCTGCATgatgtaatctgattacaaACTCCATGTAATGTTACTCCTGAGGTAACACTATGTTTAATGTAGTTCTATCTTTGCTTCTCTGAGTTCCTCCTTGAGTTCAGAgaataaatcacagagcagctgAAGCCTCCAGCTCTCAGCAGGTGAAATAATGTCTCTTAAAAAGAGAACAGAGGATTAATGTGTCAATGTGCAGCGTCCTCCAGTGGCAGAACAAGGTGGCACAGCAGGAAAACTTTTTAGACATCTGCtggtttctctttcttttctaaCACAAACTCACACCTTGGTGGCCttttccacagatcagatattttaaaaaaaactttattgtccATCTCTGTAGCACAAAAGGAGGAATTTATCTTTACCCTACTGAACAGTCAATCAATATGTCTGAAAAACTAGTTAAAACATTTAGTATACAATATCCGATGcaactttataaaaaaaaatcctcagacATAATTCAACACAATTTAAATTAGTCATGTAAAATTAtataattattaataatgtaTTTACCTagtcttaatatttaaattgtaAAGTTGTACACCTGAGGATTCAGGTGTTCTCAGTACCCTGCTTCACTGCGTGTTCCCCTCCTTCAGGTGGGCACTCGGCGGCGGTTCATCCTCCAGGTGTGCGTTCGGTGGCAGGTCTGGGCGTGGACGACCTGCGCAGGCTGTGCATCGTGCGGCTGAGCTTTGTGAAGGGATGGGGCTGCGACTATCCTCGACAGAGCATCAAAGACACGCCCTGCTGGCTGGAGGTTCACCTGCATCGAGCGCTGCAGCTGCTCGACCAGGTGCTGCACATGCTGCCATCACGAGAACGCACACTCTGACACACACCTGTGGCGGTGCAACACCTGAACCCTGACATCTGATATCTGTAACTTGATACCTGTTTACTGACAACTGATACATGTTTAAAGACACCCAATACCACACACTCAACACCTGATACCCATTTAAGGACACCTGTCATCTGTCACCTGATACCCATTTAAGGACACCTGATACTTGTTTTAGGACATCTGATACCTGACAACTGACTCCTGACATCATCTAAACCACATGTGTCAAACTCAAGGCCCGCAGGCCATATCCGGCCGTAATACAATTATATCCGGCCCACgagatcattttacattgatttattattattgttattaatggccCGACGATATGAAGCGCTGATAACACCcaaactacagatcccataatgCAGTGCAACAGCTGCCTTGCCGAATGAGAGGTTACCTGGGAACATTTCCGCGTCGTTTAAGTCAAgtgtctgttattgtctgtaACCCTATTGTAACGTCAAAGCTAGCCCTTAACAATGGcgaaaagaaaagttgattctGAAAGCAGAGCCTTTCAAAGCGATGGGAGGCTGAGTATATGTATGTTGACATTGCTGGTAAAGCcgtgtgtcttatttgtggagCTAATGGCTGTAATTAAGGAATTTAATCTAAGAGGGCACTTTGAGACAAAACATCAGGACAAGCTGAAAAACCTGCATGCACCTTTGCACTAAAATGTCGGAaaaacttagacttattgttaaCTTATTGTCGACTTATTATGCGATAagtttactggtctggcccctttgagatcaaattaggccgtatgcggcccctggaccaaaaacagtttgacacccctgatctaaacaGTCAGGATTGAGAAGCTCCGcccacatcctcctcctcacaggAGTCAACAAACACACCGTAGCACCTCATTGGTCGTTTTAGACAATCAGCCAATCGCAGCATCTTATCCTTCCTGTCAGTCATATGAGTTTCCATCAATACCAGTGGCAAGTCTGACAAATTAAGGGATCAGTTCACACAAATTATtatcttgttgtgttgttgtattaTAATGTCAGCTCACTGACATCACCCCCTGCTGGTTGGTTGCAGTAGAGGCCATAAGGCCCACCCCTGTACAGTTACTAGTCACTGTTATCAAGAAAATTAATAATTTGAGTGAAGTGACCCTTTAACTGCTGGAAAACATGTTGACAATCAGCTGTTACCAAAAACACGCCCATCGTCACGTCTCTCcttattgttttgtttcgttttgctctttccattttgtgttggactgtttcttcttctactttatttatttttgtcatctaCAGAACCTTCGTCCCCTCTTGTTGACATCATATCCTGTTTCCACTGTGATTCCTCTCTGACCTGTCAGATTATTTATTCTGTCATcaggtttttttctgtcttttagcacattttacattttaactttttatacTGAAAAGATCTAAAACTCTGTATCATGCTGTTTAttcaaattaaacttttatgaTTAAAACTAAATGAATCACAACGTCTGTATCTTTGTTTCCTCCTAGTTTGTGAAcaataaactgtaaaattagattctttagtctgtttttttatCCTTAAAATACTTTATTATAAAACTTCAGACTCAGTAGCTATTATAATTttgatttccacattttaactGTGGTTTTATGTTCCATCACCCTAAATTTTAGTACTTTTCGGAGTGAGAAAATGAAAAGTCTTCATTGTGTCATGGGATCTGATCCCTCATTGCAATGactaaatcattattttttagtagaaattaaaaaagtacctattattattaatgacctctgtaaaataaatgtacactgcaaatacattttaaactgttctattttatgttttttgagcaaTTGACTGCAGATATTTACAGTTCTTTTAACTTACAGATAATATCTTGTGAAATCTCAGAAAAAGCTCCAATTTGCATGCTGACTGTATACAAATGAAAAATCTCAAATAAGTATTTGTACAAACAGTAAATCTTATTTTTACAAGATGCAACTGTAAAAATAGACTATATTATGTGCAGTTTAGATCttggctttttaaaattatttctacaGTGTCTGAACATTACAGTATTTCATCATTGTtagcataatttttttttcaggcatcCTTGCTCTCGGATTTTCACCATTATTTTTGTCACAGTATAGTACAGTAAAAAAGGTATAGTAATTTCTAAATTGTAGCATCAGAAAATAGAAATACTAAAAGTTAAAGTACCAAAAAAGTGCAATGAAGTACTTGAGTAGGTGTAAGATGCTTCACTTCGGAAAACTGGACATCaaaggtttttgttgttttgttgtattatttaaAAGGCTTTATCAAAATGTGTTGACAGACTGAGTCCAGTTCTGCAGAAAAcctctttattttctcattttattgtgtatttctgCTGCCAGAGAGTCGACCAGCCGCAGCAACAATTACACAACATAAAGCAGTACAATACCAAGAGGACTGTCAGCAGCTGAAGTAGCTAATTTACTGTCAAAGTTCATTTCATGTTAATAGTTTCAATTTATTTAGAGGATTATTTGGTTCCACCGACTCCAGTCTTCAAGCAGATCTGTGCATTGGTTTACTGATCTGTCATCTGCACACacagattttcatgttttatattttgtccACCATGTGACTGCCGAGGTTCCATAATAAAGctatttgattgtttttattcGAATGTCCAAAGCAGAGTCCATTCATTTCTGCTCACATCTACACATACTGTTTtattcagctgctctttgctggaaaATACCACAAAGGTTCTGCTGGcttcaggtcaggactcacactgtCCAGGTTCTAGTTCCACTTTGTTCTAGTGTAGAAGCTCTTGTGTGATGTTGTTCTTTGAATCTTCTCCTGCTTGAaatattcctcttcttccatcttctgcagactgggaatCATTTTGTCAGCCAGTGTTTTGATTTATCATAAGACATTCTTGGTGCATCTAGAAATGTCATCAATACCCTTTGTACTCATGCAGCCCCTTATCATGACACTCCaaacctctgtgcttcactgtcaggactttgcattcactgtggtagtcctggtcagggtcacgccaaacatgctggactccatctgaaccCAACTAATATATCTTGGTCTCTTCTGTGGTTCACTGATTTTTAATTGCTCACTGATCTTCCTAGAGCCTTTTCCATCTTCGTGAAGTCTCAgagtcagatttttcacttCCAAAATTCAATTATTTTCTATATGGAGTCATGAGGTAgacataaatacagtctatgaCATAAATAGACACAGTCCatagtttcattttcagttgtgAACAGCagaattttctcagttttgttgttcacagctcatttttgAACCATGTTCATCAGACTGATTGTAATCCCAGCTGGACTCAGTTTAGTTTCACTGATCAAAGCTGAATTCACTTTGGTTCTTTAAGTTTCTACTTTGAAGCCTGAATTTTCTATAAAGTGTTTCTAAAGCATTTGTTTCTAATTGTTAATCAGTGGAAAAAGTAGTGTACTTATAAATAATTCCGTGTTTGTACAATGAACCAGTGTAGAATCATTTGACATAGCAGTGATGTTCCACAAAGCTGCTGTTATAAACTGTATTTACTACCGACTGTAGTTTATGAATGGAAAACAACTTCAGCTAAATATGGCGCCAATAAGGACAAAGAGTGAGCGCCTGAAGAGTTTAAATGTTTCGTTCTCGCCTTCTCACTGGTCACTCTGAAGTACCGCCttcgaaattcaaaccaatcgTTGACAAGAAATCTACATAATAAGATGATAGGGAAGGCTTTAGTGAGTGGCTCGTGTTTGGACCAATAGGAAACCACAATCCactaaaacctgaatattgaTGAGCAGGAGGCGTGGCCTATGAGTGGAGGTCGGTCGCAGCGAACATGGAGGTTTAGTTGTTGGCTGATGTCTGCTTGAGCAGGAGGCCTCACTGAACGAGCCACTTTTCCTTTGTTATACTTTGTTTTTTCCGCCTCCGTTCGACAtggagatgaagaagaggatCAGCCTGGAGCTGAGGAACAGAAACCCCGCCGAGGTGAGTCACTACAGCGGCAGACTTGAGTTATTTCCTGGACGGACTGGTGGAGGATGCCGAGTCCAGCCGACATGACGATGCTGGAAGCACTCGACAGAAGCGGACGTCGAGTTTCTCCATCTGTAGCGACCCGAGCCTCTCTGTCCGACATTTTGTCTCCTTCTGAGGCTCTCTGAACCCAACATGGAGAGAAATGCGTGCGGAGCTCCTGTAGTCCGCCGCGTGCAGCTGCGTTCCGTCTCGCGCTCTCACGTCTCACCTGCTCGTGGGAGAGAGAGACTCGCGCGAGCCTCCTGCAGCTAGCATCCGAGCTAACACGCTAGCCGAACGAGCACCGGG from the Acanthochromis polyacanthus isolate Apoly-LR-REF ecotype Palm Island chromosome 12, KAUST_Apoly_ChrSc, whole genome shotgun sequence genome contains:
- the smad10b gene encoding mothers against decapentaplegic homolog 4, which produces MSVLGSAPSSADACLSIVHSLMCHRQGGENEGFAKRAIESLVKKLKEKKDELDSLITAVTTNGVHPSKCVTIQRTLDGRLQVAGRKGFPHVIYARLWRWPDLHKNELKHVKFCQFAFDLKYDSVCVNPYHYERVASPAATGPQSLIKEEFMQDCLQIDLPPHADPYSQPHAGSMYPSMPLSPPGSGSITPAGGVGGGMGGAPEGPGLLQIASPHDHGNRTPPPHLTTPHPPHSSAAASPHQQSPEYNCPPKPVTWSGNSHAPYSPGGPQLSGRSHQQQAPVHHQHHHAPNTHFWSQHHSAAPYPQPVSNHPGPEFWCSISYFELDVQVGEMFKVQSSCPLVTVDGYVDPSGGDRFCLGQLSNVHRTAASHRARLHIGRGVQLECRGEGDIWMRCLSDHSVFVQSFYLDREAGRAPGDGVHKIYPGAYIKVFDLRQCHRQMQQQAAAAQAAVETQPVVGSIPGQNGVGGISPAVSGHSAAVHPPGVRSVAGLGVDDLRRLCIVRLSFVKGWGCDYPRQSIKDTPCWLEVHLHRALQLLDQVLHMLPSRERTL